The genomic window TCCCGGCCATCCGCTTCTTCTTCGACACCCACGAGAATGTCGTGCGGGACTACGAGGGGAGCTACTTCTACCGGCTGCAATGAATCTCCGCCGGGATTGACCCCGTCGCCCCGCGGTCGAGATCTCGAAGGAGGCCGTTCCGTCCCGATACCGCGTCCGCTAGACTGATGACATGGGCACGTCCATGAATCCGGATCATGCACCATGACCCCGTCCGGCGACGCGGACATCACCGACCCGGGCAGCCTGTTCGACCGCTTTCGGGAGCGGCTCCGCCGGACCGTGCGCCTGCGGCTCGACCGCCGCCTCGTCGGCGTCGTCGACTCGTCCGAGGTCCTCCAGGGCGCCCGCGACGAGGCGGTCCGGCGTGAGGGCGAGATGGGCGACGCGGCCGACCGCTTCCTGTGGTTCCGCGAGGTCGTCGTCGGGGTCCTGGCGCGGCTGGAGCGGGAGCGATTCGGCGACGACGTCCGTCGCGACGTCTCGCTGTACCGCGGTTCGCTCCCTGAGGCGACGACCGTCTCGCTGGCCGCCCACCTGATGGGCATTCCCGATGGCGACGACGACCGGGCCGCCGAACGCGCCCGTCACAAGCTCGTACTCCAGGATGCGCTCAACGCCCTGGAGGTCGGCGACCGCGAGGTGCTCACCCTGCGGCACTGCGAGCAGCTTTCCAATCAGGAGACGGCCGCCGCCCTCGGCCTCTCCGCGGCCCAGGCCAGCGAGGCCTACATCCGTGCCCTGAAGCGCATCTCCCCCGTGCTGGCCTCGATCAAGCGCCTGCAAGGTTGACTCGCCGCCCCAGCGGCCCGGCCGCGAGCGCCCGGCCCCCGACCCGGAGAGCAAGCGATGGCGACCCCGGAACCGACGGACGACGGGCGCAATCCGGTCGAGGCACTGGCCGAGGAATTCCTCGGGCGCAGGCGGCGCGGCGAGGAGGCGACCCCGGAGGATTACGCCCGGGACTACCCGGAGCTGGCCGACGAGATCCTCGCGGTCTTCCCGGCGCTGCTGATGATGGAGGACCTCGGGGCCAGTTCGGGCGGCCGCACCGGGCCGATCACCTCGGCGGGCGGCGTGGCGCCCGGGGCGACGTCGGGCCGCCTCGGCGAGTTCCGGCTGATCCGGGAGGTCGGCCGCGGCGGCATGGGGGTGGTGTACGAGGCCGAGCAGGAGAGCCTCGGCCGCCGCGTGGCGCTGAAGGTGCTGCCCGCCGGGGCCCTGGCCGACTCGAAGCAGGTCCGCCGGTTCGAGCGCGAGGCCCGCTCCGCGGCGCGCCTGCATCACACGCACATCGTCCCGGTGTTCGGCGTCGGCCGGCACGACGGGACGCACTTCTACGTGATGCAGTTCATCCAGGGCCAGGGGCTCGACGCGGTCCTCGGCGAGCTGAAGAGGCTCCGCGCCCCGGGGCGCGGCGAGGGCCCCGGCCGGCCCGCGACGCGCCCGACGGCCGAGGTCGACGGGCGCCGGCGCGCCGCGGCCGACATCGCGCAGTCCCTGGTGACCGGCCGGTTCGACCGGGCCGCGGGGGCCGGGGCCGGGAGCGCGGCCGGTGCGCCGGCCGCCACCGCGGCGTGGTCCAGCATCCCCGGGGCCTCGCCCCCCGCCGCGACGGCGCCGCCGGGCCCCTCGGCCTCGGGGATCTCGACCCTCTCGGGGGGCGCCTCGGCCGTCTCCGAGACCGACCGCAACTACGCGCGGGGCGTGGCCCGCGTCGGGCTGCAGGTGGCCGAGGCGCTGGCGTACGCCCACGGGCAGGGGATCCTGCACCGCGACATCAAGCCGGGCAACCTGCTGCTGGACCGCGACGGCAACGTGTGGGTGGCGGACTTCGGGCTCGCGAAGGCCGTGGGCGTCGACGACCTGACGCACACCGGCGACATCGTCGGCACCGTGCGCTACATGGCCCCGGAGCGGTTCCGCGGCGAGGGCGACGCCCGGGCCGACGTCTACGCCCTGGGGCTGACCCTCTACGAGCTGCTGGCCCTCCGCCCGGCGTTCGACGAGTCCGACCGCGCCAGCCTGATGCGCCAGGTGACCCAGGAGGACCCGCCGCG from Aquisphaera giovannonii includes these protein-coding regions:
- a CDS encoding sigma factor-like helix-turn-helix DNA-binding protein — its product is MTPSGDADITDPGSLFDRFRERLRRTVRLRLDRRLVGVVDSSEVLQGARDEAVRREGEMGDAADRFLWFREVVVGVLARLERERFGDDVRRDVSLYRGSLPEATTVSLAAHLMGIPDGDDDRAAERARHKLVLQDALNALEVGDREVLTLRHCEQLSNQETAAALGLSAAQASEAYIRALKRISPVLASIKRLQG